The genome window tttctgactttcgtgtctcacctgcctggttgaaatatgtttttcatggttttgtatgcggggtgctgtcctcagataatcgcatggtgtgctttcgccgtaaagcctttttgaaatctgacacagcggctggaataataacaagaagttaagctttattttgatgtattacacttgtgattttatgaaagttaaatatttataattctgcagtttgaatttcgcgctctgcaatttcaccggatgttggtacgctaccgtcccacctgcccataagaattTAACAtccctccaaacgagcttcaatgccatacaactgctcttaaacgctagtaaaaccaaatgcatgcttttcaaccgttcgctgcccgcccgactagcatcactactctggatggttctgaattagaatatgtggacaactacaaatacctacagTAGGTATCTGGCTaggctgtaaactctccttccagactcatattaaacatctccaatccaaaattaattatagaatcggcttcctatttcgcaacaaagcctccttcacacacgccgccaaacatacccttgtaaaactgactatcataCTGagccttgacttcggcgatgtcatttacaaaatagcctccaatactccactcagcaaactggatgcagtttataacagtgccatccgttttgtcaccaaagccccatatactacccaccaccgcgacctgtatgctctagtcggctggccctcgctacgtattcatcgccagacccactggctccaggtcatctaaaagtctatgctaggtaaagctccgccttatctcagctcactggtcacgataacaacacccacctgtagtacgcgctccaacaggtatatttcactggtcatcccgaaagccaacacctcttttggccgcctttccttccagttctctgctgccaatgactggaaaatATTGCAAAAATGGCTAAAGCTGGAGATTTATATTTCTCTCACTAACtataaacatcagctatctgagcagctaaccgatcactgcagctgtacatagcccatctgtaaatagcccatccaatctacctacctcatccccatattgtttttatttacttttctgctcttttgcacaccagtatttctacttgcacatcatcatctgcacatctgtcactccagtgttaatttgctaaatgtTAATTAATTCGCTactatagcctatttattgccttacctcctcacgccatttgcacacactgtatatagactttcttttttttgtattgtgttattgtctgtacgcttgtttattccatgtgtaactctgtgttgttgtttgtgtcgcactgctttgctttatcttggccaggtcgcagttgtaaatgataactttttctcaactagcctacctggttaaataaaggttattttttatttattttttaaaggtgctacagaaggtagtgcatactgcccagtacatcactggggctgagctcccttcCATTcagtacctctataccaggctgtgtcagaggaaggcactaaagcactaaatggtcaaagactccagccaccccagtcatagactgttctctctgctaccgcatggcaagcagtaccgatgcagcaagtctggaaccaacaggaccctgaacagcttctacccccaagccgtaagagtGCTAAATATTtcaccaaatagctacccagactatctatATTGATCCTGTTTGCACTAACTATTTTGactcacatatgctgctgctactgttaattatctagcttgttgcctagtcactttacccctacctaaatgtacatatctacctcaattacctcgtactcccgcacaatgactcggtactggttctggtaccatgtgtatatagccatgttaatcTTACTAGttttgtatttattcctcgtgttattatctttctattattttaagtaagcatttcactgttagtctacacctgttgtttacaaagcatgtgaaaaatacaatttgatcatgcaacagggtgatcaaattaagatcatacatctTTATGCTTGCCAGACAACCAGGGCAGTGCAGTAAAGCTCAGTTTAGCAGTGTGAACAGGGTGTAAGTGACACTGCAGTGTGGGTATCTTGCAGGAATTGTAAGAGGGAGTGCTGTCAAGTCCTTGAATGGAGACGGTACCATgtggacatacagtatgtacatggtTGGAAAGGGTGCCCAGATCACCACTGGGAAGCAGTATGGGTTATGGTGGTTTTTCATGATTTCATTATGACATTGTTAATGCAACTTTGAGAGTCTGCACTGGGTTCACATGGAAACAATATTTTATGGGCGAAATGTGTTTTAATATGCAATGGTACATTTTGTAATTAATAAAgcaaaatatactgtacatcaacAGATTCATGAATTCAAACTCAAGAAATGCTGTGGTATGCAATGATACTACACAAAGTATactagataaaaaataaaaataaatatcacaAGGTTAATTTAACATTACAACAACAATTGGGATCAATTCTTGAATTACGTGAAAACATGAACAATAAAATAGAGGAAAGAGGATTTGTTCTTGGTTCTGCTACTCACATTAGTCTAGACATTAGATTTGCTTCTGGGTTGCAGAGATGAGAAAAACCCTGATGCCCTATGATACAAAAAGAGTGTTGCTTTTTTGTCTTGACAATTAAAGTATATAATAGCAATTAAAAAAATCGATTTTTGACCAAAAAGTATTCCTCTGCACTGCAGTTCAGTCCCAGTCTGAATACCTGACATCAGAGTACACActctcctgtggtgtctctctcttctttcttcctCTTTTAGTTTTCCTCTCAGAGAAATTCAATGCAGCATAATTCAGGGTATCTGCATCTTGATCCTGTGAATAGTAATATTTTCATCAAACTATTATAAACTATTAAACCCTAACATGATACGTAGTTTTAAATAATAAGGTGAGAAAAGTAATGCCATGTTACATTTCTGGACAATACTGTTTAGACAACTTTGCTGTGTTTACCTTGCTGCTTGATTCTCTAGTGTAGTTGTCATGTCCGATATGCTGAGAAGCACCCACTGTTTCCATTCATAAAAATAAAGCATCAAAATTACTAGACTTTCAAAGGGAAATTTGCCAAACAGTTTGAGATAATCCTTAACAATTTGCAACGTTAAACAGTTCACCTTTACAATGTTCACAAACTGGTCTAGTATGTCTGGTGCAGATGAGGACAATGATCCCAATCAGACAGACGGCCGAGGTCACTCCCAGAGCAATGATTACAGGATCTGTTGCTTTTTCTAGAAATGTACaacaaaattatagttttggcattcatacttatgtaaaaaaaagTTCTTTGGATGTTTTTTTAGGTGTACCTCAAGAACTGATACTATTCAAACTTTAATCATGGCTTCAGTTGATAAGAATGTTTTAGATTtgagatatatacatatatacctaCCAATATTCAGGTTTGTTCCATTGCCAAACAGGATCTCACCACATATGGCCACAGCACAGTAGTAAGTCCCAGCATCAGAGAGACTGAGGATGTTCTTGGAGAGGCTGTAGACACAGCTCTGTGTAGGAGAGGGAGTCTCAGGGCTCTTCTCACACTCATCACTCCTGTTCCCAGGGGTGTAAATGACTCCTGGATGGGATTCTCCTGATCCGGCTCTGAACCAGTACACACTGTGTTCTCCTGTACAGGTCTCAGAGAGTACTGTACACTGTAGAGTCACAGAGTCTCCTGGATGGACTGGGTCAGACACTGGCCTCTGCACCACAGTATGGTAGTGTGACCTTTGGTGATTCTTACCTAAATGGGATACATGTTTTGATTCTCTAATGTATCACATGCTTCACAAAGATTCAAAGAGCACAGTTTTGTCAGCTAATTGTATACATTAATGAGAGTTTTTATTTTGTAATAACACATATGTGTATGCTACTATTAGCATTCAAACAATCAACACAACACAGTGGGTACAAAGGGAGCTGTGTGAATAACATGTAAATGTACTAATGTTAATAGTATTTAGGCACTATGATTACCTTTCAATAGTAAAAGAGTCCCATTGATAAAGTTGACTtcataggctgttctcactgCACAATAGTAAACAGCTTCATCTGTTGGGTCCGTGTTTGTAATAGCAAGTCGATACATCCCATCAGCATCAGCCTTCTCCACATTGAAACGTGAATGGTTAAAGTCCTTGTGCCATACAGGCACATCATATTTTGTCATTGTTACAATACTTTGAGGCTTTTGCCCAACCATTTGTTTGTACCAGAACATATTGATATCTTCCTTTGAAAAAACACAGTAGAGAGTCACTGGGTCCCCAGGATGAACCTCCCGAACTGGAGTTTGATACTGAACATCACTGCATTGTGTCACATCTGTAAAAACACATTTTATAGCCATGGCAATTAAAATACAACTATTGCCTACGTTATAAAGTGATAATGCAATGCATTTACAAGAAACACTCAACTtaaatgggattttttttttctgtaaatatttttttctgtAACACCTTCAATTGTGTTTGAGGTGAAACATGTCCACAGTTTTTATCCATATGCACCGTGTTTCCTTTAACATTTCAGATTAGTATCATGAACTGCATATCAGAAATACATGATAAACGGCAGCTTTCCTAGACACAGACTAGGCCATCTCCATGTAGAATGCTTTTCAGAATCTCCATTAAGAATAGTTTTAGTCCAGAACTAGGGTCTTGGAATTAAGCCATTCATTATTGAAAAATAGGTTAAGGTTGGAATTTCACTTACACATCACACTGAGAAGTACCACGATCACTCCAATTTTGATCATCTTGGTGAGTAGCTCTTACACGTCTGGTGCAGTTGTCCTCTGCCCATGAAATGCAAAAATGAAAAGTCTATACTCACAGACCTATCTGATAGGCTGGAGAAAACTAAATCATGCTACACTTCCTGTTAGATTTTCCCACCAACAACCTGGTTGGTTACCTAAGGGACAGACATACATTTATTGGGGGGAGGGGCTGGTCCAACTCAGTGTCATAAAAGAAGCACCCCCCTCCCCAAAGTGAAAAATATTTTCAAATGACCCTCCCCTTCTACTGTAAAATAGATTAAACACTCTCCCCCCTTATAGAATTtactcaaaataatgtttacaaccacaaataacaataactgtgTTTATAAATGTGGATATTGACTTTGCCACTTTAgcttgcttttgtggcacagtcgatgccACGCAGGGCTATGGGCCCGAAGGTTGAGGGTTCACCGACCACCACAGATgtgctcactctccctgcctgtttcattacactacgATCAGATCCAGCTGCAAACAATGATCAGCTAGAGGTaatcagattttcaacattttgatgccatatttatgattatataaaatatatgcaatGAATTTTCCACCGACAAGTTTatgtgccaatgcaccacacaaccaataaacaaagcTTACTGACTTCGGGCATGTCATTATCATGGtttttgtaacggctttcttcctgaggtgaaggagaggaccaaaatgcagcgtagccagtgctcaacatgtttaattcaagaacaagtgaacactacaaacaacttacaaaataacaaacgtgaaaaccgatacagacctat of Salvelinus alpinus chromosome 4, SLU_Salpinus.1, whole genome shotgun sequence contains these proteins:
- the LOC139572522 gene encoding uncharacterized protein, which codes for MIKIGVIVVLLSVMYVTQCSDVQYQTPVREVHPGDPVTLYCVFSKEDINMFWYKQMVGQKPQSIVTMTKYDVPVWHKDFNHSRFNVEKADADGMYRLAITNTDPTDEAVYYCAVRTAYEVNFINGTLLLLKGKNHQRSHYHTVVQRPVSDPVHPGDSVTLQCTVLSETCTGEHSVYWFRAGSGESHPGVIYTPGNRSDECEKSPETPSPTQSCVYSLSKNILSLSDAGTYYCAVAICGEILFGNGTNLNIEKATDPVIIALGVTSAVCLIGIIVLICTRHTRPVCEHCKVGASQHIGHDNYTRESSSKDQDADTLNYAALNFSERKTKRGRKKRETPQESVYSDVRYSDWD